Sequence from the Ornithinimicrobium humiphilum genome:
CGTCAGCGACTTCAACGAGTAGGCGCTGACCTGCATCGCGGTGGCGACGTCCTCCCACCTGGCGTTCATGAAGTCGAAGGCGCCCTGCGGGGCGTAGCCGATCGAGTGCAGCACCCCGTCGAGGGAGTCGACGTGCTCGCCGAGCCGCTCCGCGAGGGTGTCCAGGTGCTCCTGGTCGGTGACGTCGAGCTCGATGACCGGCGCCGGGCGCGGCAGCCGCTTGGCGATGGTCTGGGTGATCCTGAAGGTGCGGCCGAAGGAGGTCAGCACCACCTCCGCGCCCTGCTCCTGCGCGAGCCTCGCGACGTGGAACGCGATGGAGCTGTCCATGAGGACACCGGTGATCAGCAGCTTCTTGCCGTCCATGAGCATGGGCAGACTCTAGCCCGTCCCGGGCAGGGCGACGGGCACCCCCGCGGGCGCGTCAGCGACGTGTCAGTGCCCCATGCCGAGGCCGCCGTCGACCGGGATGACGGCGCCGGAGATGTAGCCCGCGTCCGGGCCGGCCAGCCAGCGGACGACGCGCGCGACCTCGTCGGCGGAGGCGAAGCGCCCGGCGGGGATGCTGGCCAGGTAGGCCTTCTGCCGGTCCTCGGGCAGCTGCTCGGTCATCTCGGTCTCGATGAAGCCCGGCGCGACGACGTTGGCGGTGATGCCGCGTCCGCCCAGCTCACGCGTGATGGAACGGGCGAGACCGACCAGGCCCGCCTTGGACGCGGAGTAGTTGGTCTGGCCGGCCCCGCCGAACAGGCCCACCACCGAGGAGATGAGGATGATCCGCCCGTGCCGGGCCCGGATCATGCCCTTGACGGCCCGTCGGGCGCAGCGGAAGGCCCCGGTGAGGTTGGTGTCGAGGACCGCGTCGAAGTCCTCGTCGCTCATCCGCATGAGCAGGCCGTCCTTGGTGATGCCCGCGTTGGCGACCAGCACGTCGATCGGGCGGCCCAGGATCTCCTCGGCCTCTGTGAACGCGCGGTCGACGGCCTCGGTGTCCGTCACGTCGCACAGCACCCCGCGCAGGCCCTCCGGGGGCTCCCCGCTGCGGTGGGTGACGACGACGTCGTGGCCGGCCTCGGCGAAGGAGCGGGCGATGGCCAGGCCGATGCCGCGGTTGCCGCCGGTGACCAGGACGGCCGAGGGCGAGGACGTGGTGCTGGTCGAGTCGTTCACGGGAACACCGTAGTCGTATCGTGGACAGGTGCCCACCACCGCATCGCGTCGGACCAGCGGGCCGGGCCGTCGTCCGGTCCAGGCCGTGACGACGGCGCGGGTGGGGGTCGAGGACGACCGGCGGCGCCGGATGCGCACCTACCTGGTCGCCATGGGCCTGCGCATCGCCGGTTTCCCCACGTCCGTCTGGCTGCTCCTGCACGGCCACCTCGTGCTCGGCGTGTCCCTGGCGGTCTTCGCCACCGTCGTGCCCTCCATCGCCGTCGTCGTCGCCAACGCCGTCGACCGGCGCGGGGCGACGGTCCAGGACTCCACCCCCGCCTCGCCGGTGCGCGGGCTCGCGGCGGCCGACCCCGCGCCGGCCGAGCCCTC
This genomic interval carries:
- the fabG gene encoding beta-ketoacyl-ACP reductase codes for the protein MNDSTSTTSSPSAVLVTGGNRGIGLAIARSFAEAGHDVVVTHRSGEPPEGLRGVLCDVTDTEAVDRAFTEAEEILGRPIDVLVANAGITKDGLLMRMSDEDFDAVLDTNLTGAFRCARRAVKGMIRARHGRIILISSVVGLFGGAGQTNYSASKAGLVGLARSITRELGGRGITANVVAPGFIETEMTEQLPEDRQKAYLASIPAGRFASADEVARVVRWLAGPDAGYISGAVIPVDGGLGMGH
- a CDS encoding DUF3099 domain-containing protein, which encodes MPTTASRRTSGPGRRPVQAVTTARVGVEDDRRRRMRTYLVAMGLRIAGFPTSVWLLLHGHLVLGVSLAVFATVVPSIAVVVANAVDRRGATVQDSTPASPVRGLAAADPAPAEPSAPVPAAPIVGTVVSSSTRPAPDTDDEAGREGS